The following proteins come from a genomic window of Nostoc sp. ATCC 53789:
- a CDS encoding S-layer family protein yields MKAPFVCWDLINLMLTGGMLLWCTSVSAQLTPDGTLNTTVSQSGNNFTITNGSAANSNLFHSFQQFSVPTGGSATFDLVNTPNISTIFSRVTGGNISSIDGLIQKINGNNPVSLFLINPSGIIFRANAQLNIGGSFIGSTANSIKFADGAEFSVINSESAPLLSINVPIGLQLGNNPASITVQGTGHTLRNVSGLALVPPIQTPSSTKLRVEPGNTLALVGGDIHLNGANLIAERGRVELGSVIGTALVKLIPTAQGYTLGYGNVQSFGDIQLAQRSLLDISGVNAGSVQIQGRQIQFTDGSLVLAQNFGNLPGGDIRLQATESINMIAKTADGTIRSGVRSDALGMGASGNISVLTPNFTIKSGAGLNSTTLGAAPSGNIYIDATTIELSGFSPNNPADVTTVNTTTLGTGNAGDVFVNGNSLLVSSGASLSSATFGSGFSGKVTIRNTNTTVMGESPSGLYSNISSTTFATGSAKTLTLDTAKLQILDGGAVATTAFFAGNGGDLRINATEAIIISGQGRATNSSINASTIRPDPLLRKRFGLPNILTANAGTVSITTPNLTLMDGGTVSVTSQGSGNGGNINISAASIQLKNQGFIQAQTESGNGGNIKLSTKNLLLLQDNSQITSTAGGSGNGGNININAPIIVGFKNSDIIANAVRGRGGNIQVTTQGIFGLKFGNQLTPDSDITASSQFGVSGTVQVNTIGIDPNSGLVELPANVTDPSQQIATGCADSEGSRFVATGRGGVPQNPLQQVTSDHTWSDIRNLTAYRKTGEVIAQIPTKEVVLVQATGWRRNTQGKIELIADKSPTQVQQPLTCAAVPKN; encoded by the coding sequence ATGAAAGCACCTTTTGTTTGCTGGGATTTGATTAATTTAATGCTGACAGGTGGGATGCTCCTTTGGTGTACCTCTGTGAGTGCCCAGCTAACTCCCGATGGCACCCTCAATACTACTGTCTCCCAAAGCGGTAATAACTTCACCATTACTAATGGTAGTGCCGCCAACAGTAACTTATTTCACAGTTTCCAGCAGTTTTCGGTTCCCACTGGCGGTTCGGCTACTTTTGATTTAGTAAACACGCCCAACATTTCTACCATCTTCAGCCGTGTTACTGGCGGTAATATCTCTAGTATTGATGGCTTGATTCAGAAGATTAACGGCAACAATCCCGTCAGTCTGTTCTTGATCAACCCTAGTGGGATAATCTTTAGAGCCAATGCCCAACTAAACATTGGGGGTTCATTTATTGGCAGCACTGCCAACAGTATTAAATTTGCCGATGGTGCTGAGTTTAGTGTAATTAATTCTGAATCTGCCCCGTTGTTGAGTATCAATGTTCCCATTGGGTTGCAACTGGGTAACAATCCCGCATCAATCACTGTTCAAGGTACAGGACATACCTTGAGGAATGTCAGTGGACTGGCTCTGGTTCCCCCGATTCAGACTCCCAGTTCTACAAAACTGCGGGTAGAGCCGGGAAACACCCTAGCTTTAGTGGGTGGCGACATACATCTAAATGGGGCAAACTTAATCGCTGAAAGAGGACGAGTTGAATTGGGTAGTGTAATCGGTACAGCATTGGTAAAGCTGATACCAACCGCACAGGGCTATACACTGGGATATGGGAATGTACAAAGCTTTGGCGATATTCAACTGGCACAGCGATCGCTATTAGATATCAGCGGCGTGAATGCAGGTTCGGTTCAAATTCAGGGTAGGCAAATTCAATTCACCGATGGCTCTCTGGTACTGGCGCAAAATTTTGGCAATCTCCCCGGTGGTGACATTCGTCTTCAGGCTACAGAGTCAATTAATATGATTGCTAAAACAGCTGATGGCACAATTCGGAGCGGAGTGCGTAGTGATGCTTTGGGTATGGGAGCTAGTGGGAATATCAGCGTTCTTACTCCCAACTTCACTATCAAATCGGGAGCGGGTTTGAATAGCACAACTCTTGGAGCAGCTCCCAGTGGCAATATTTACATTGATGCAACCACCATTGAACTGTCTGGCTTTTCACCCAATAATCCTGCTGATGTCACCACGGTAAACACTACTACACTAGGCACTGGGAATGCTGGTGATGTTTTCGTCAATGGTAATAGTCTACTAGTATCAAGCGGTGCCTCACTATCTTCGGCTACCTTTGGCAGTGGTTTTAGCGGGAAAGTGACGATTCGTAACACCAACACTACCGTGATGGGAGAAAGTCCCTCTGGACTTTACAGCAACATTAGCTCAACTACATTTGCAACCGGAAGTGCCAAAACCTTGACCCTAGATACTGCGAAATTGCAAATTTTGGATGGAGGAGCAGTTGCCACTACCGCATTTTTTGCAGGGAATGGAGGAGATTTGAGGATCAATGCTACTGAAGCGATCATCATCAGTGGTCAAGGTCGGGCAACTAATAGCAGCATTAACGCCTCTACCATCCGACCCGATCCTTTATTGCGGAAACGATTTGGTCTACCAAATATATTAACAGCGAATGCCGGCACTGTGAGCATTACCACACCGAACTTAACGCTGATGGATGGCGGGACAGTCAGTGTCACCAGTCAAGGTAGTGGAAATGGTGGCAATATTAATATTAGTGCAGCCAGCATCCAATTAAAGAATCAAGGGTTTATTCAAGCACAAACAGAATCCGGTAATGGTGGCAATATTAAATTGTCCACCAAAAACCTGTTGCTTCTGCAAGACAATAGCCAGATAACCTCAACAGCTGGCGGTTCAGGGAATGGAGGTAATATAAACATCAATGCACCCATCATCGTCGGCTTCAAAAACAGCGACATTATTGCCAATGCAGTCCGAGGCAGAGGTGGTAATATTCAAGTCACCACTCAAGGCATCTTTGGGCTGAAGTTTGGCAACCAACTCACTCCTGATAGTGATATTACTGCCAGTTCCCAATTTGGGGTAAGTGGCACGGTTCAAGTTAATACTATCGGTATCGATCCAAATTCTGGTTTAGTCGAATTGCCTGCAAATGTCACCGATCCATCTCAGCAAATTGCTACAGGCTGCGCGGATAGTGAAGGCAGCCGCTTTGTGGCAACGGGACGAGGTGGTGTGCCGCAAAATCCCCTTCAGCAGGTAACGAGCGATCACACTTGGTCTGATATCCGCAATCTGACTGCATACCGCAAAACAGGCGAAGTGATAGCTCAAATACCCACAAAAGAGGTAGTTCTTGTCCAGGCTACAGGTTGGCGACGTAACACACAAGGAAAAATTGAGTTAATTGCAGATAAATCTCCTACTCAGGTGCAACAACCATTAACCTGTGCTGCTGTTCCTAAAAATTAA